In Nitrospira sp., the genomic window CCGAGTACGATCACGACCTAGGTCAGGTTGCGAGACTCCCCACATTCTCAGGAAAGGCAAGACTGTGCACATCCTGATCGTCGAAGACGATGAGCGAATTGTTGGTTTCATGAAGCGCGGGCTTGAAGCTGAAGACTTCAACATAGATGTTGCTTCAGGAACGTCTCAAGCCATCGATATGGTCAACGCCCGATTCTACGACCTTCTCATTATCGATATCTTTCTCGGGGCGGATGACGGACTCGATCTCTGCCGCTCACTTCGCCAGCGACGAGTCGGATCTCCTATCCTGATCATGACCGCCAAAGGTACACCGGAAACGGAACAGGCGAGCAAGGAGGCGGGTGCGGATGCATACCTCGCGAAACCCTTTGCATTCGAAGACCTGATTGCCACAATCGCACGTTTTCGTACGCCCGCTTCTCCCTCTGAACACCGAAGGGAAGTTTATGCAAAG contains:
- a CDS encoding response regulator yields the protein MHILIVEDDERIVGFMKRGLEAEDFNIDVASGTSQAIDMVNARFYDLLIIDIFLGADDGLDLCRSLRQRRVGSPILIMTAKGTPETEQASKEAGADAYLAKPFAFEDLIATIARFRTPASPSEHRREVYAK